Below is a genomic region from Candidatus Methylomirabilota bacterium.
CCCTCTACCTGGAGGATCTCTTCGTCCGCCCCGAGGAACGGGGGCGGGGGATCGGGCGACGGCTACTCGTCCACCTGGCGCGGATCGCCGTGGAGCGCGACTGCGGTCGGATGGAGTGGTCGGTCCTCGACTGGAATACGCCGGCCCGGGACTTCTACTTCAAGCTGGGCGCGGCGGCGATGGACGAGTGGACGGTCTTCCGGATGACGCCCGAAGCCTTCAGCCGCCTGGCCGCCGAGCCACCCTAGGTCATTCGGGGGGATCTCGGAAGACCCCCCGATGCCCACAGCGCGCCGCCGAGCGGGGAATCGTCGGCGGCCGCTGTGGGGCGGCAGCTCTTGCGAGTCGCGCTGTGGGCGGTTCCACGCTCTCGCTTCCCACGGCGCCGGAATACTTCGACTGTGGAAGACGCACCACCATCGGTCATCCCACGGTCCCGGAGTCCTCCGAGACCCCAAGTACACCCCCCAGAAGTACAGCTTCATCAGCCTGGAGGGGTTCATCGACGCCAAGGTGATCGTC
It encodes:
- a CDS encoding ABC transporter substrate-binding protein, which codes for MPTARRRAGNRRRPLWGGSSCESRCGRFHALASHGAGILRLWKTHHHRSSHGPGVLRDPKYTPQKYSFISLEGFIDAKVIVEGLRRAGPHPTRAGFRQALESLRSLDLGIGAPLTFGPERHQGLDNVYFTHVEKDRWVPIADWTAAVKA